Proteins from a single region of Nitratidesulfovibrio sp.:
- a CDS encoding zinc ribbon domain-containing protein codes for MPIYEYRCSDCEQIFEEWLKTFDEAPRSCPVCGGHADRIVSNTSFVLKGGGWYVTDYGNRSTTDAHAGAGAGAEASGNGDAGSNGSGGSGGSGDSGASTAPAASSGTATSGESPAKCASAAPSGGCAAASATGS; via the coding sequence ATGCCCATCTACGAATATCGTTGCAGCGACTGCGAGCAGATCTTCGAGGAATGGCTGAAGACCTTCGACGAAGCCCCCCGCTCCTGTCCGGTGTGCGGTGGCCACGCCGATCGCATCGTGTCCAACACCAGCTTCGTGCTCAAGGGCGGCGGCTGGTACGTCACCGACTACGGCAACCGCTCGACCACCGATGCGCACGCGGGCGCGGGTGCGGGCGCGGAAGCCTCCGGCAACGGCGACGCAGGGTCCAACGGCTCCGGCGGCTCCGGCGGCTCCGGCGATTCCGGTGCCTCCACCGCCCCTGCCGCGTCCTCCGGCACCGCCACTTCGGGCGAAAGCCCGGCCAAGTGTGCCTCGGCCGCCCCGTCGGGCGGCTGCGCCGCCGCGTCGGCCACAGGCTCGTAG